AGGAAATAGTTGCTGGTTTTATATTGTTACAAACTAATTCGGATATTAAGCACGATGGAATATTTCTAAGTATGGAAGGTTCGGTTAATTTACAACTCAGTTCAAAGAATTTTGGTATTTTTGAAGCTTTTTATAATTCGGTAAAGGTTAGTTtactttttaatctttttattatattcccataatttctttcattatataaatatataaattattattacttataaTACAATAAGTTACAACATAGtgattaaagaaataaattaaaataaagttatACAATTACTttcattaattatattataatgcAATATAACATatcattataataatatatttttagccAATACAGTTGGTTCAATATACATTAGATGTTGctccaagtggaaaaataccaAGCGGTAAAACAGAAATACCATTTGAATTACCATTGAAGCCAAGAGGAACAAAAGCATTATATGAAACTTATCATGGAGTCTttgtaaatatacaatatttaattcgCTGCGATATAAAAAGAAGTTTCTTAGCAAAAGATGTAAACAAGGCACTGGAATTCATAGTGGAAGACAAATCTCCTCCTAAGATAGAAAAAGAACCCAACAAAGTAGCATTGTCTTTTAAAATTATGCCAGAATCTTTACAAAATATAAGAGATAGGACAAATGTACCCAGATTTTGCATTTCGGGGAAACTAGATTCATTGTATTGCAAAGTCTCAGAACCCCTAACAGGAGAGGTAAATATATGATTAcgtatatattttgtaaacatTGTTTTCATAATATAtcaataaattatacaaatgtCTTAGAATGAAATAGTAATTTATCATTCATAATATTAAATCCAAGGTGATAATTGAACATTGCGAAGCTGTGATAAAATCGATTGAATTGCAATTGGTGAGAGTTGAGACATGTGGTTGTGCAGAAGGATATTCTAGAGATGGTAAGATTgtctgaataaaatttatataaatattttattcattgaTTATGTGTTTATTTTAGCGacagaaatacaaaatatacaaattggaGAGGGAAATCCTTGTACAAATTTGCCTATACCAATATATATGATATTTCCAAGGTTATTTACATGTCCCACACTAAGTACAAGTAATTTTAAAGTTGGTAAGTTCTCTGACTTATTTTTGGTTTAAAAATGTAAATCGATTACGTTTTTGTACTTCTTCATAAGAAGTACATTTTAATATATTGTATTGCAGAGTTTGAGGTAAACCTGATTGTAGTCTTTGAAGATGATTATTTAGTCACAGAAAATTTTCCTATTATATTGTCAagatattaaattttctatGGAAATACAGTACTTTATATAAATGAtgtatattatttacaaattgtatatatttctaataataaattaaattctatgttaaattttagtgaaaaatatatttaaaaaaaataagaattttcttTGTAATGTACAAATTAATGGATTAATAAATCATAACAATATAAAAAAACCATTTATTCCAGCCCAACTTTTTGagcaaataatttataatacttttccACTTGCTTATTATGTGTCAGTCCAACCGAAGCCAGTAGTACAACATAACCAAGTACAAATGTTAATAATTTATGTTGTTTAAACCATGCTAATAATCCTCTATTATCAGTGTATCTGAAACAttggatattatttatttttcattgaaaatgaataTACAAATTTAAGAATTTTATACCTTGTTGTTTGAACTTCTTGACTATAAACAAGAAGATATCGTACTCGTATCATGTCACTGTTTGttactaaataatatttatttggaaCACTTCCATCTATGGAATCTGCAGCTACATTCCGAGCGTTATTgtctgaaaaaaaaattgtgagTAAATATGATGAATAATCTTATACTTATACTACTTATATGTATTCACCCTTGTTTCCTGTTTTTACACCAACATGATTGATAAGTTCGCATAAAGCAATGCAACTCATTTCACTGCCAAGTATACTACCTCCCCATCCATAGCCCACAGGGCTGTATAATAAACTTAGACTTAATTCACTTGAAAGATATATTCCTTTACCAAACAATGATTTCTAAAAGACACATTAATGAATTAGTATATCAagataaattattatactttattcCATATTTTCAGTGTATAAATAGTAATTTACCTTGCACATACTCTGTTGTAGACCATAATGTATAATGGAATGAAAATTCTCTAAACGACTACCATGATAAGCATAAAACGTTGTATGATCATGGGCAATCGTTTTCCATTTGTCTTCTGAAGTAGATTGTTTTGCACTTGCAACTTGGAATATTAAATTTGGTGCAACTACAGGTATATCTGAAGGTGCTTTTCTTAATATCGAGTCATACTGTATTacaattatttgcaattttaaattatgatTATGAAGTCAAGGACAGTTCTAGaattgtttaaaaagaaaattgaatcatTCAAGAACTTGAGAACTTACGCTATCCTTGTTAATACTCTTTATATAAGAATTTCTTAGACGTATTAAAACCCAATGCAATAATTCTATAGCTGTTCCATAATGTTCATAGACATCTGGTTCTTGCAATGCTTTAAATATTACAGCCAGTGATGGAATTAGTTCTacagttcttctctataatTAAATTTGAGTAACAagtgaatatttaaattattacacatgaaagcaataaaaatatcatggccaatattttaaaaactctACCAAAGCTTCAATATCCTTGTACtcattttttatatacattgGTGGAAAGGGTTTTAAACAAGAATCATAGCGATATGTGTTACAAGCTGCCACAAACAGAGACCATTTTAAATCAGCTGCTTTCAAATCCTTTTCTAACAAGTGTTTTAATGATAAAATCTTTTTTCCTACATCTTCTTGTAGATTTGTGGAATCTAAACGACTTGTATGTAATATGTCTAAATCTGATTTATCAGCAATTTCATTGTTTAGAATCTTTATACGATCTTTTCCTCTGTCACTGTGGATGTATTGTTTCTTGTTTGAATTATCCATTATTGTTGATGAATCACATCTAAATTTAAATCATGAATTATTATAAATGATGTTATTTGGTTCAGAAGACAGATACTCTTTTTTAGTtaataaaacattaaaaaatataaggGATTTTAGTATTAATTATCACATGTCTGTGTGTACAAAATTAAAGTCAATGATAATTGGTTCTAtttggaaagaaataaaaagttttacaataaatctaattaaaagaaaaagattgattttttaaagtttatctttaaaatgcaacagtaatttcataCGAATATCtttttgtataatattgtaaGCTTATTTCATGCtcattataatattatacaacttttttctttaaatcatTAATTTCTTGTATCACAATTGATAATTACTTTATAACAAGTTGCCATTACTATCCATGGAAtaataaaatgagaaaaaagtaaaagaaaggaagaaaaatattgataaaacaACAAATCAGCAAATGATCTTCTTTCACTCGTGTTTTATAAACGGTACATACCATTGGTGCCCGAGAAGAATGCCGCTGGAGTCCATTAATTCTTTCCGTGTGAGCAGAAAGTCACCAGTCCGGCACCAACCAAGATGCTCGTCTGAAGGATAAGATCCGGTTGGTGCGGGAGTTGGTGATGTGCGCTGCAAAGAAAGAATCAATAGACTCTAGCGGTATTCTTCTTGGGCGTGTGATACACACGAAGTAATTTCTCCATACAGTATATTCTTAATCAGTGATGCAACTTTAAGATAATGAAATATGGAATACATAAGGTtagagaaattttcaattttgataggaatatttatattttaacagTTTCATATATGCACTTTTATTTGAAACGATACGAGATTTGTATTTGCTATACTTTTATCGTCCAATGAGTAATTCGATTTTGTgcagaataaatttatttcgtctAAGAAAATCACAAGTGAGATTCAAGgaaagaaataataacaaataattttcgaaaatatgttTAGTGGTAATGTGTGAGGGGGAAGAGGACACGTACGTAGGGGTTAACTGCACtttaatgtacatatatacgtatacatatttaaaaaactcGCTTTCGATTCTGCACTTTGACGAATACTCTTAAATCGATAAATCATATTATGTCGTTGTGACTTATGTTATCCCTTTAGATTAAGGAATACACAAaacataatatattaaattatttttaattgcgtACTTGAGACCGTATCCAAGAAATTTTGATGTTCAAATTAGTTGTAACGTACTTACAATCCACGGCGGGCATATTCGGAATCTTAATTTTCACAGTGATTGTAAATAAGAAATAGCCTATTGATTAgagaattatatatttaatcttGCGTTACAACGAATTTGTAATGAGATCATGAACATTGCCCAGATGTTTCGCGGCTCCTGTCACAGATCACATCTGTTTTGGGTCGTTCGTTTGTTACAACgatgtttttctctttttgggTAATATTGTAGTATACATCGTAAAATTGAACAAGTAAGAAACTTCATAGTGTTACTAATTGTAGTGTATAACAAcgaaaacttataaagtataaacagTTAAAAATTGTATGTCAATCTTTGTTTATTCGTATAGGGAATAGAAATTTATTGAGTTCTGCTACCGAGCCAAGGCGGTATGCTTCTACTTCTATAGATaacgttattaaattttataatattacacgTATCGAAATATTACTCGTTATCATAATTGTCAAACTGTaatgatacatatttaataaataatacttttaaagttatttatataatacagaTATTGACGGAGTGTAAAATAAACCGAATATTGAAATTGGAGTTTGTATCACAAAGGAAGTAGGGAATATATAGGGTGTTTTACTTAAATCGAATATGTAATCATTTCCGTTACTACAAAAGATAGGAAAAAGTGACAAAAGGGTTACAAATAGTTTCAAGATGTGCATTTGATGATGATAAAAAGAAAGTTCTCTGAAAGTTTGGTATTCAAGGTCTTTTCAAGATCATTGACATTTTTTGCTTATTAACACCTGATTTTCATAATACCGCACTAAATTGCAGTTAAAAAGTTTACTTAAACCGATAGAATATAATCAaagtttatttcatattttcaatcAAATATTATCTGTATACAAATAATAGATAGCGATTTTTACGAAGCTGCTAAAAACATCTCGGTACCGGAATTGTTTGTAACGGTTCGCTATGGTAAACGCTATTGAAGTTTGCACTTTTAACTACTTATACTATTCAATTCTTTAATCCTTTGTTCACTTTATTCACCAGTtgctattttttcccctatactTTGTAACATTTTCTTATTCTTTAGTTAAGTATCGGAAGAAGACAACTTACAATAACATAAATTGTTTAAGTCTTTATTATCTCTACTTATTATTCCTTGAAATTGTGTGGCTCGTTAGCTAGGTATTAGATCGGAGAAAGTTAActtataagaaaatattttgtttaatcgtttgttAGTTCTAATTTCGCATTGTTTCATAAATTTGTATGACTTGTTAGTTATCGAACGTAGATAATGTAAATATGATATTTTGTCGAATAATTTTACCCGTATGGATCTCTCTGGATCTTTTAACTAGTTATTTCATTGAACGAAGATTTAGAATACGATTAATTGTAAGTTTATATCTTGCTCTCTACCCTCCCTGATAATATAATACgcaaaatttttccacttcttagTTAGGTACAGTAGATGAAGCGGTTGATCATTAAGCAAAGAAGTGGAAGGTCTCGAGGGAGCATCCCGCTGTCCATGCCCCCTTTATTTACGGCTATTAGGTATAGTTAATTCGATGTGTAAGCTTAGCTTTAGGTTCATCACAAAGACGTCGACCGATGGTATCGAATCTGTCCGGAGATTTAAACTTTTTTTGTATGTAATGCTTTGTTTCTTGTTTTGTTTCTCTTCGATAATAAATGGAAGTTACTTTGTCGTGATTCGTTGTATACAAAACCTTTTTTAATTTCCCATTACTTTTaagtatgtataataatattttgtagcTTTGAAACATGTACaattttgatcaattttttattaatacgtCTGATTGGAAACTTTTTACTAGAAGTTGCATAGGCAAATGATCGGCCGCGTAGCAGGTCCGAACGGTCAGTTGCTATCCTCTGGTGTGTTCGATTCAAACGAAAGATCCAGAATTTTATACGAATGTTAAGATGTTTTATCCGTAAAGGAAAGTCTGCGGAAGTTGTCGAAATTGTGAGGACTATTTCGGTTGTCACACATTCCAAGTTGTATCCATCTGTTTCAGTCGATCATCTTTCTCGTTAGTCAGGTTCACTGAGAGGAAACGGGAACCTATCTTTCCCGATTCTGTCTCATTTTATTTAATCACGTGATTGCTTAAAATTAAACTCGGGGATCGAAAgagttcctttcttcttttttttttgtttcggatTTCTGTCTTTTAAATTTTAGGTACCATCTAGAAAATAGCGCTGGAAAGTACACTGAGACCTGTGTCTTACGATACGCGGAAAGACGGAATAGATTACATTGAGAAAGTGTAACAGCGACAAATCATTGTGAAATTAAAACGTTCTCCTGGTGTCTTTGTGTGTTCATTTTCTAACTTTTCTAACCGAGATACTCTCGATTACTGCGTACATCGACAATGTCATTCGAAATTCGAGGTCAATGACGTTCAATCACTCGTGtagaaatacaaatttcaattgGAGGTGAAGCCTTCCCCTACCCGTTGCTCAATTAAAAACTAGACAACTTACGGCGAGGGGTCGTCATTCGTTCCGCGGAAGTTAAAGGGATAACACGTATCGAAAGATCTGTGAGCATCGAGATGCGTGTGCTTTACCTGTCGACATCCAATCGTTTCTAATCATCGATACAACTCTCGTTTACTTTCTATTAGTGACTTAATTAATGTCAATACTCTTTCGAGTTATAAATTTAATTGatcttgtaaaaaagaaaaaaaaattaaataggtTTCGCGTTCTTTTCCATTCTTTGTTCAGTggtaatcgatacgtatcgatttgtATCTCTGGATTAGATTACAATGTTCTTCATCGCTCAATTAAAATACGGTTGTATTTACATTAATAAATCGTGATTTAAATTTGTTATTTCTAAGCTCATGGATCACCGATTGAAATTGTTGAGTTTGTAAAACCGTCTACCGCCGCCATGACACTTGATTATCAATTCGAATGGACTTCTCGAACTATTGGTAAAATCCTTGAAATTGTCATACTAACAGATAACGTGTACGcgtatattttactttcattgctTTGATTCAATTGTTTGTTGTAAGTATAGGTGATTCCGTAGTTGGCGGAAAGATTAATTCGATCTATATTTTGACGTCGGTGTGTTGTATGCTGTCAATGGAATATTGGAATGACTCGTATTATACTcgtattattgtattatactcGCGGtttagtgtttcttttttttttttttgataaatttatttttacgaagGTAACGCAACGTGCGTTTGCGTACAAGTTTCACGTGCGAGTTTGTTTACACGTCGAAACTTTACAATCGTATACCAAGGCGGTATTCAAACACGAGTGAGTGACGTACGATTTTTGCAACgactttataatttttaataaaagtcgCGACATACTGACAATTCGTCAAATATGAAAACGCTTATAACTCTAACGAAGAAAGTCCTTAATGACTCCATGGGCATCGAACCCAAGCCATTCTAATAAATGTTATTGTACGTATTATAAACGTCTATATTTTTATCTTTCCTATTAGTATGCGCTTTTTGAAAACGTAAgtattttaagaaattaattacaaaaatgtaaaaaggTAAATATGTAAATTCCAAGCCATTCCGATGGTTAATATactattttaattgaaaaattactcTGTAATAATTGTATTTGTAGATAATGTTTTATCATTGAAAATTCACGTTTCTTGAAAACATTTTCCTTTCGTGATATTGATCCTGGTATTTCTAATGAcaaagtataaatattaataaaaagagatatttcttttacgattgctctattctttaaaaaaaaataaaaagcagAATTTCCTTTACAAACCCTCGATTAAAGAAAACAGCCGCCGCCCTCCTGCTAACCACCttttctttcagaaattttgATCGCGTGCAATGCGATCGGTAGAGTCAGTGTTCGTTGCATAAtagattttaattgtttctcggaGCGCAATGGCCCCGAGTGAAGTTTCATTTAGATTTTAGGCACACGTGAAGTACTTAAATTCAGTGTTTATCGCGCATTGTAAATTCTTTCCACAGCATCGTGGCTCTCTTTGCTGTTTCAATCGCGAGGATAGAAATAGTATTGTTCGCTGGTTACGATTCTCGGACGCGTTgatagtttcttcttttttttacaatttttcaaattgttcgtTATGGATACTAAAGTCAGCGAGAAGTTTTGGGCAATGTTTCATGAACGAAGAATGTGAGTGTCTACGTACGTTTTGTTTAGATGAAA
The sequence above is drawn from the Ptiloglossa arizonensis isolate GNS036 chromosome 1, iyPtiAriz1_principal, whole genome shotgun sequence genome and encodes:
- the LOC143148308 gene encoding protein mono-ADP-ribosyltransferase PARP16-like: MDNSNKKQYIHSDRGKDRIKILNNEIADKSDLDILHTSRLDSTNLQEDVGKKILSLKHLLEKDLKAADLKWSLFVAACNTYRYDSCLKPFPPMYIKNEYKDIEALRRTVELIPSLAVIFKALQEPDVYEHYGTAIELLHWVLIRLRNSYIKSINKDSYDSILRKAPSDIPVVAPNLIFQVASAKQSTSEDKWKTIAHDHTTFYAYHGSRLENFHSIIHYGLQQSMCKKSLFGKGIYLSSELSLSLLYSPVGYGWGGSILGSEMSCIALCELINHVGVKTGNKDNNARNVAADSIDGSVPNKYYLVTNSDMIRVRYLLVYSQEVQTTRYTDNRGLLAWFKQHKLLTFVLGYVVLLASVGLTHNKQVEKYYKLFAQKVGLE
- the LOC143148322 gene encoding vacuolar protein sorting-associated protein 26C, which translates into the protein MSINIDIKLKRASKIYHEGEIVAGFILLQTNSDIKHDGIFLSMEGSVNLQLSSKNFGIFEAFYNSVKPIQLVQYTLDVAPSGKIPSGKTEIPFELPLKPRGTKALYETYHGVFVNIQYLIRCDIKRSFLAKDVNKALEFIVEDKSPPKIEKEPNKVALSFKIMPESLQNIRDRTNVPRFCISGKLDSLYCKVSEPLTGEVIIEHCEAVIKSIELQLVRVETCGCAEGYSRDATEIQNIQIGEGNPCTNLPIPIYMIFPRLFTCPTLSTSNFKVEFEVNLIVVFEDDYLVTENFPIILSRY